A DNA window from Flavisolibacter ginsenosidimutans contains the following coding sequences:
- a CDS encoding RES family NAD+ phosphorylase encodes MMVYHLGRSKYATQLTGEGAKLHGGRWNVIGQPCIYTSAARSLCVLEYAANVYLDEIAQDLSFTAYEIPEDGWASFQLKELPAGWMEISSSMFVKEWGTKQLQKYLALKLPSVILPSEFNFLLNPLHPDFKKVHIKEVETFTFDSRIKK; translated from the coding sequence ATGATGGTTTATCATTTGGGCAGATCGAAGTATGCCACGCAATTGACCGGCGAAGGCGCAAAGCTGCACGGCGGCCGTTGGAACGTGATTGGGCAACCCTGCATTTACACATCCGCGGCCCGCTCTCTCTGTGTGTTGGAGTATGCGGCAAACGTTTACCTCGATGAAATAGCGCAGGATTTATCGTTCACCGCTTATGAAATTCCGGAGGATGGATGGGCGTCTTTTCAATTAAAGGAATTGCCGGCCGGATGGATGGAAATCTCTTCATCAATGTTCGTCAAAGAATGGGGGACGAAACAACTGCAAAAGTATCTCGCATTAAAGCTTCCTTCGGTCATCCTTCCGTCCGAATTTAATTTTCTTCTTAACCCTCTTCATCCCGATTTTAAAAAGGTGCACATTAAAGAGGTGGAGACCTTTACTTTTGACAGTCGCATAAAAAAATAA
- the metK gene encoding methionine adenosyltransferase: protein MPYLFTSESVSEGHPDKVADQISDALIDHFLAFDPASKVACETLVTTGQVVLAGEVKSKAYLDVQDIARDVIKRIGYTKSEYMFEANSCGVLSAIHEQSADINQGVDRKKKEEQGAGDQGMMFGYATAETEDYMPLALDLAHKLLQELAALRRENKQIKYLRPDAKSQVTLEYDDNNKPVRIDAIVVSTQHDDFDTEAKMQERIQKDIVSILIPRVKSKYKKYAKLFNDGIKYHINPTGKFVIGGPHGDTGLTGRKIIVDTYGGKGAHGGGAFSGKDPSKVDRSAAYATRHIAKNLVAAGVCDEVLVQVSYAIGVAQPMGVYVNTHGTAKVDMSDGEIAKMVEGIFDMRPYFIEQRLKLRNPIYSETAAYGHMGRKPEVVTKEFRSPDGKTVKKKVELFTWEKLDYVPKVKKTFGLK, encoded by the coding sequence ATGCCTTATTTGTTTACTTCTGAAAGCGTGTCGGAAGGCCATCCTGATAAAGTTGCCGACCAAATTTCCGATGCCCTTATTGATCACTTTCTTGCCTTTGATCCCGCTTCGAAAGTTGCCTGCGAAACGTTGGTGACTACCGGGCAGGTAGTGTTGGCCGGCGAAGTAAAATCGAAAGCTTATTTGGATGTGCAGGACATTGCCCGCGATGTCATCAAGCGCATTGGTTACACCAAGAGCGAATACATGTTTGAGGCCAATTCCTGCGGCGTGTTGTCGGCCATTCACGAGCAATCGGCTGACATCAACCAGGGCGTTGATCGCAAGAAAAAAGAAGAGCAAGGTGCCGGCGACCAGGGAATGATGTTTGGTTATGCAACGGCCGAAACGGAAGACTACATGCCGTTGGCTCTTGATTTAGCACACAAGCTTTTGCAGGAACTTGCCGCATTAAGAAGAGAGAACAAGCAAATCAAGTATTTGCGCCCTGATGCAAAAAGCCAAGTGACGCTTGAGTACGACGATAACAACAAACCCGTTCGTATTGACGCGATTGTTGTTTCTACCCAGCACGATGATTTTGACACCGAAGCCAAAATGCAGGAGCGCATTCAAAAAGATATTGTGAGTATTTTGATTCCGCGTGTTAAATCCAAATACAAAAAATACGCGAAGCTTTTTAACGATGGCATCAAGTATCACATTAATCCAACCGGCAAGTTTGTAATTGGTGGTCCGCACGGCGATACGGGTTTGACCGGCCGTAAAATCATCGTTGATACATACGGTGGCAAAGGCGCACACGGCGGCGGCGCGTTCAGCGGAAAAGACCCTTCTAAAGTTGACCGTTCAGCAGCTTATGCCACACGCCACATTGCAAAGAACCTTGTGGCTGCCGGTGTTTGCGACGAAGTATTGGTTCAGGTTTCTTATGCCATTGGTGTAGCCCAGCCGATGGGTGTTTATGTAAACACGCACGGGACAGCAAAAGTGGACATGAGCGATGGTGAAATTGCAAAAATGGTGGAAGGCATTTTTGACATGCGCCCTTACTTTATTGAGCAACGTCTGAAGCTGCGCAATCCTATTTATAGTGAAACAGCGGCTTACGGTCACATGGGCCGCAAACCAGAGGTTGTAACAAAAGAGTTTAGGTCACCCGACGGCAAAACCGTTAAAAAGAAAGTGGAGTTGTTTACCTGGGAAAAACTCGATTACGTACCGAAAGTGAAAAAAACTTTTGGTTTGAAATAA
- the rpsO gene encoding 30S ribosomal protein S15 — protein MSVTKEKKASIFTQFGGTATNTGSIEGQIALLTERITQISGHLQQNKKDFSTHRGLMQLVGKRRRLLSYLQKHNLQGYRELIEKLGIRK, from the coding sequence ATGTCAGTAACCAAAGAAAAAAAGGCGAGCATTTTTACACAGTTTGGCGGTACCGCTACAAACACGGGCTCTATTGAAGGCCAGATTGCTTTGCTCACCGAACGTATTACCCAGATTTCGGGTCACCTTCAACAGAACAAAAAAGATTTCTCCACGCACCGCGGACTGATGCAACTGGTAGGCAAACGCCGCCGCTTGCTTTCCTACCTGCAAAAGCACAACTTGCAAGGCTACCGCGAATTGATTGAAAAATTAGGCATTCGTAAATAA
- the rlmB gene encoding 23S rRNA (guanosine(2251)-2'-O)-methyltransferase RlmB, whose protein sequence is MKHFRPQSRPKKSLLVVGRKAVTEALKEGKPLERIYLQNNLGGKELSELVKLAEQNNVPVNKVPEAKLNAFNVTSHEGCVALLSKIQYQDLQEIISFVVERGEVPLFLLLDGITDIRNIGGIARTAFCTGVNAIIIPDKGVGMLNEDAILTSAGALEKLPVCRVNSLLKAIDELHLNGIKVLASEMTAAENVFDIDFKEPLAIIMGSEEKGIYPALLKASDEKFKIPMVNDFESLNVSVATGMILYEAMKQRQFTRAKSEQ, encoded by the coding sequence TTGAAACATTTCCGACCACAAAGCCGCCCCAAGAAATCTTTGCTCGTTGTGGGCCGCAAGGCTGTAACAGAAGCTTTGAAAGAAGGCAAGCCGCTGGAACGCATCTATCTTCAAAACAACCTTGGCGGGAAAGAATTGAGTGAGCTTGTAAAGCTGGCCGAACAAAACAACGTTCCTGTGAATAAAGTGCCCGAAGCCAAGTTAAATGCATTTAACGTTACCAGTCACGAAGGGTGCGTGGCTTTGCTTTCAAAAATTCAGTACCAGGATTTGCAGGAAATAATTTCATTTGTGGTGGAGAGGGGAGAAGTGCCGTTGTTTCTGTTGCTTGACGGCATCACCGACATCCGCAATATCGGCGGCATTGCCCGAACGGCTTTTTGCACCGGCGTAAACGCTATTATCATTCCAGACAAAGGGGTGGGCATGCTAAACGAAGATGCTATTTTAACATCAGCAGGCGCTTTGGAAAAGTTGCCGGTATGCAGAGTAAACAGTTTGCTGAAAGCAATAGATGAATTGCATCTGAACGGTATTAAAGTTTTGGCCAGCGAAATGACTGCCGCGGAAAATGTATTTGACATTGATTTTAAAGAACCGCTTGCCATCATTATGGGTAGTGAAGAAAAAGGAATTTATCCCGCATTGTTGAAAGCAAGCGATGAAAAATTTAAAATACCGATGGTAAATGATTTCGAGTCGTTGAACGTCTCGGTCGCCACGGGAATGATTTTGTACGAAGCGATGAAGCAGCGTCAATTCACGAGAGCAAAGAGTGAACAATGA
- the parS gene encoding type II RES/Xre toxin-antitoxin system antitoxin, with protein sequence MKVKEPAAAYQIRNPLSKVGNSKAKVIPLHQWNSFDKISAIRDGVSKEELENLKNGAELDYDTLSLALNVAKATLHNKKGKARFDKYISERVFLIAELYSYGYDVFGNREKFNGWMKRENRALGWVTPLSLIDTLYGIEEVRHLIGRIEYGVYS encoded by the coding sequence ATGAAAGTAAAAGAGCCAGCCGCGGCCTATCAAATCCGCAATCCGTTGAGCAAGGTTGGCAATAGCAAAGCCAAGGTTATTCCATTACATCAATGGAACTCTTTCGATAAAATCAGTGCAATACGTGATGGCGTGTCGAAGGAGGAGCTGGAGAATTTAAAAAACGGAGCAGAACTGGATTACGACACGCTTTCCCTGGCGCTGAATGTAGCAAAAGCTACGCTGCACAACAAAAAGGGCAAGGCAAGGTTTGATAAATACATCAGCGAACGCGTTTTTTTGATTGCCGAATTGTATTCGTATGGCTATGATGTTTTTGGTAATCGCGAAAAATTCAACGGCTGGATGAAAAGAGAAAACAGGGCCTTGGGCTGGGTAACGCCGTTAAGCCTGATTGATACGCTTTACGGAATAGAAGAAGTAAGGCATTTGATCGGCCGAATTGAATACGGAGTGTACAGCTAA
- a CDS encoding GSCFA domain-containing protein, producing MKFRFEFTIKKLPEPITHRHKLLLIGSCFTENIGEKLDNFKFTTLQNPNGILFNPVSVAEALTAYIEAKQTEEKDLFFYNEAWHSWKHHSRFSGLTADEALQEINNSTAVAHKFLKEADYLFVTLGSAWIYTLTEKATNAKVGAIAANNHKAPADWFQRKLLTTEDVLRVLDNLIHRLFLFNAKLKIIFTISPVRHLRDGVVENNRSKAVLISAVHHLVNKFDRLYYFPAYELVIDDLRDYRFYAEDLVHPNYFATQYVWEKLVDACMDGKTKELMEDIHAVTLAFKHKAFNPHSAQHKKFLQTNYEKVVRLQQEQPYLNFAKELNYFEGK from the coding sequence ATGAAGTTTCGTTTTGAGTTTACCATAAAGAAATTACCGGAACCTATTACCCACCGGCACAAGCTTTTGCTGATCGGTTCTTGTTTTACCGAGAACATTGGTGAAAAACTTGATAACTTCAAATTTACCACGCTGCAAAATCCCAATGGAATTTTGTTCAATCCGGTTAGCGTTGCGGAAGCTTTGACCGCTTACATTGAAGCGAAACAAACGGAAGAAAAGGATTTGTTTTTTTACAACGAAGCATGGCACAGTTGGAAACATCACAGTCGTTTTTCAGGCCTTACGGCCGATGAAGCCCTGCAAGAAATAAACAACTCAACGGCAGTTGCACACAAGTTCTTAAAAGAAGCGGACTATCTTTTTGTTACACTCGGTTCTGCTTGGATTTACACCTTAACAGAAAAGGCAACGAACGCAAAAGTTGGCGCAATTGCGGCCAACAATCACAAGGCGCCTGCCGATTGGTTTCAACGGAAATTGTTGACAACCGAAGACGTGCTGCGTGTGCTGGACAACCTCATTCACCGGCTGTTTTTGTTTAACGCAAAGCTGAAAATCATTTTCACCATCAGTCCTGTGCGACATTTGCGCGACGGTGTAGTGGAGAACAACCGCAGCAAAGCCGTGCTGATTTCAGCGGTGCACCATTTGGTAAACAAGTTTGACCGGCTTTATTATTTCCCCGCTTATGAACTCGTGATAGACGATTTACGCGACTACCGTTTTTACGCGGAGGATTTAGTGCACCCGAATTATTTCGCCACGCAATACGTTTGGGAGAAGTTGGTAGATGCTTGCATGGATGGAAAAACAAAGGAGTTGATGGAAGACATTCATGCAGTCACTCTTGCGTTTAAGCACAAGGCTTTTAATCCGCATTCGGCGCAGCACAAAAAATTTTTACAAACCAACTACGAAAAAGTGGTACGGCTGCAACAAGAACAGCCCTATTTAAATTTTGCGAAGGAGTTAAACTATTTTGAAGGGAAGTAG
- a CDS encoding DUF4270 family protein → MNFKGLSVLLFTAFLVLFFSCTKINESTELGSDLIPAVDNVHTFDTTLDLQAAYHFFNDTTKTLISDYMALGQTTDPVFGTSKADMYFTLSSSAYGTYPFKTAYPNNTDSLKIDSVVLSLAYKGSYGDTTSLINVSVSEITSPRANFNDTTLYRFDNGSIATGSVLGSKTFALKDLKDSILVGRKPSDTAVKAANVLRIRLNNSIAQKLISFDTSSTSGKGGYYSDSTFRLLFRGLAVKATSASGNGAFGYFNLYDNANTQLIVYFRSTVNNVTDTTSATFVHSAYSQINSIQRTPGGPYLANLNVSNPQQLYVQSFPAGSYVGIKIPGLDAFPNKVIHRAEIIACKVPDATGVDNIFTPPSRLLLDRRVPSSASDSAYSFENDLQVGSDGSLNFVAFGGTLGADNAYRFNITRYVQGIVTRKERNDSLRLYAPLRSNLFAKNLNQYISVPNLQYIADGRVVLYGPAVANPAMRLRLRIIYSNL, encoded by the coding sequence GTGAATTTTAAAGGCCTGTCTGTCCTGCTTTTTACTGCTTTTTTGGTTCTCTTTTTCTCCTGTACAAAAATCAATGAATCTACAGAACTGGGCAGTGATTTAATTCCGGCGGTTGACAACGTTCACACCTTTGATACGACGTTGGATTTGCAGGCGGCCTATCATTTTTTTAACGATACGACCAAGACGTTGATCAGTGATTACATGGCCTTGGGTCAAACAACCGATCCGGTTTTTGGTACCTCTAAAGCCGACATGTATTTTACATTAAGCAGCTCGGCGTATGGCACATATCCCTTTAAAACAGCTTACCCAAACAATACCGATTCACTAAAGATTGATTCCGTTGTTTTATCACTCGCTTATAAAGGTTCTTACGGCGATACGACGAGTTTAATCAACGTATCGGTGTCGGAAATTACCTCGCCGAGAGCAAACTTTAATGATACGACTCTTTACCGTTTTGATAACGGTTCTATTGCAACAGGATCGGTATTGGGCTCAAAAACGTTTGCGTTAAAAGATTTGAAAGATTCAATTTTGGTGGGGCGGAAACCATCCGATACGGCGGTGAAGGCGGCGAACGTTTTGCGCATTCGTTTGAACAATTCAATCGCACAAAAATTAATATCGTTCGATACAAGTTCTACTAGTGGTAAAGGAGGATATTACAGCGACTCAACCTTCCGCTTGCTGTTTAGAGGATTGGCTGTGAAAGCTACGTCGGCTTCGGGCAACGGCGCTTTTGGCTATTTTAATTTATACGACAATGCCAATACACAATTAATTGTTTATTTCCGGTCTACGGTTAATAATGTTACCGATACAACGTCGGCAACTTTTGTTCACTCGGCGTATTCCCAAATCAATTCCATTCAACGTACGCCGGGCGGCCCTTACCTTGCCAACCTTAATGTATCGAATCCTCAACAGCTTTATGTGCAATCATTCCCCGCGGGTTCGTACGTTGGAATCAAAATACCGGGGCTTGATGCGTTCCCGAACAAGGTGATTCACCGCGCAGAAATCATTGCCTGCAAAGTGCCAGACGCTACCGGCGTGGATAATATTTTCACACCGCCCAGCCGCTTGTTGCTCGACCGCCGTGTACCAAGTAGCGCATCGGATTCGGCGTACAGTTTTGAAAATGATTTACAAGTAGGAAGCGACGGTTCGCTGAATTTTGTGGCCTTTGGCGGCACATTGGGAGCGGACAACGCTTACCGCTTCAACATCACCCGTTATGTGCAGGGTATTGTAACCCGTAAAGAACGCAACGACAGTCTGCGCCTTTACGCTCCGCTGCGCAGTAATCTTTTTGCCAAGAATCTGAACCAATATATTTCAGTGCCAAATCTTCAATACATCGCAGATGGACGAGTAGTGCTTTACGGACCCGCTGTCGCTAATCCGGCAATGCGGCTTCGGTTGCGCATAATATATTCCAATCTGTAA
- the miaE gene encoding tRNA-(ms[2]io[6]A)-hydroxylase, translated as MSEFDSVSTDTKAILGLQLPTDPRWVNLAQISLEEVLTDHAYCEQKAATSCISLIQRYSEKEILVEALAPIVTEEWGHFRLVLAEIKKRELRLGKQRRDDYVNALLLFVQKGGDHHGRFLDQLLLMAMIEARSCERFKRLSEGLQDEYLRKFYRRFMESEAGHYALFIELAETYVDKEAVRRRWKEWLDYEAEVIQNLQVRGDRMH; from the coding sequence ATGTCCGAATTTGATTCTGTTTCAACCGACACAAAAGCCATCCTCGGTTTACAATTGCCTACCGATCCGCGCTGGGTGAACCTCGCACAAATTTCTTTGGAAGAGGTTTTAACCGACCATGCTTACTGCGAACAAAAAGCGGCCACATCCTGCATTTCCCTTATTCAACGATACAGCGAAAAAGAAATCTTGGTAGAAGCATTGGCCCCTATCGTTACCGAAGAATGGGGGCACTTTCGGCTGGTGCTGGCCGAAATAAAAAAACGGGAGTTGAGATTAGGAAAACAACGCCGTGATGATTACGTAAACGCCCTGCTTCTTTTTGTTCAAAAAGGCGGTGATCATCACGGAAGGTTTTTAGACCAATTGCTGCTCATGGCCATGATTGAAGCACGAAGCTGTGAACGCTTTAAACGTTTAAGCGAAGGATTGCAAGACGAATACTTGCGTAAATTTTACCGTCGTTTTATGGAAAGCGAAGCCGGGCATTATGCGCTTTTCATTGAGCTTGCCGAAACCTATGTTGACAAAGAAGCTGTGCGCCGCCGTTGGAAAGAATGGCTGGATTACGAAGCAGAGGTCATTCAGAATCTTCAGGTCCGCGGCGACCGGATGCATTAG
- a CDS encoding hydroxymethylglutaryl-CoA lyase, protein MIPTTNQPINQSTYQLVECPRDAMQGWGHFIPTEKKIAYVNSLLQVGFDIIDFGSFVSPKAIPQLADTKEVVRGLTLQNSSSKLLAIVANTRGAEEAVVYDEISYLGFPFSISETFQQRNTNSSIDESLHRVEEIQNLCMKNNKQLVIYLSMGFGNPYGDPYNEEILLKWAGEMVKKGIQIISLADTVGVATPEQISFALDTLIPKYPNTSFGVHLHSTPDNWKAKLEAAVHAGCKRIDGALKGIGGCPMAGDDLVGNMNTESIISYFEEHALPININKEALQFSLQLASQVFV, encoded by the coding sequence ATGATTCCAACAACCAATCAGCCAATTAACCAATCAACTTATCAACTCGTGGAATGTCCCCGCGACGCAATGCAGGGCTGGGGTCATTTTATTCCAACCGAAAAAAAGATTGCTTACGTCAACAGTTTGCTGCAAGTGGGTTTCGATATAATTGACTTCGGCTCCTTTGTTTCGCCCAAAGCCATTCCGCAATTGGCCGACACAAAAGAAGTGGTGAGGGGCTTAACCCTTCAAAATTCAAGCTCAAAATTGCTTGCTATTGTTGCCAATACAAGGGGAGCGGAAGAAGCGGTTGTGTACGATGAAATCTCTTATCTCGGTTTCCCGTTCTCCATTTCCGAAACCTTTCAACAACGAAATACCAACAGTTCAATAGACGAAAGCTTGCACAGGGTAGAGGAGATTCAAAATCTTTGCATGAAAAACAACAAGCAACTTGTTATTTACCTGAGCATGGGTTTTGGCAACCCATACGGCGATCCTTACAACGAAGAAATTTTATTGAAATGGGCCGGTGAAATGGTGAAGAAAGGCATTCAAATTATTTCTTTGGCAGATACCGTTGGCGTGGCTACGCCAGAGCAAATCTCATTTGCGTTAGACACATTGATTCCAAAATATCCAAACACAAGTTTCGGTGTTCATCTTCATTCTACGCCTGACAATTGGAAGGCAAAATTAGAAGCGGCTGTACACGCAGGTTGCAAACGCATTGACGGCGCATTGAAAGGCATTGGGGGTTGCCCTATGGCCGGCGATGATTTGGTGGGGAACATGAACACGGAATCCATCATTTCCTATTTCGAAGAACATGCTTTGCCAATCAATATAAACAAAGAAGCGCTTCAGTTCAGCCTGCAATTGGCTTCCCAAGTTTTTGTTTGA